The following coding sequences lie in one Vespula pensylvanica isolate Volc-1 chromosome 7, ASM1446617v1, whole genome shotgun sequence genomic window:
- the LOC122630699 gene encoding uncharacterized PE-PGRS family protein PE_PGRS54-like, whose protein sequence is MRLRLLLIASLAIFHACTAEQGYSYPRPNNPLTPGGPGGDQGGKPGGPGYPATPGGYPSGPPGGPGPSGPGYPGGYPGGYPSPGGPGGPGGPGGSGGYPSGRPGGQGGPGGFPGGGSGGPGGPGGPGGYPGHGGPQGPGGPGGPGGPGGSGGYPSGRPGGPGGSGGYPDGGAGGPGGPGGPGGYPGRPGEPGGPGSPGGYPSGGSGGSGGPGGQGGSGGYPSGRPGGPGSPGGYPSGGQGGPGGPGGPGGYPSGGPHGPGGSGGPGGSGGYPSGRPAGPGGPGGPGGSGGYPSGRPGGPGGSGGPGGPGGYPSGGTGGPSGPGGYPSGRPGGAGGPGGAGGSGGYPNGGPQGPGGYPSGRPGGAGGAGGPGGYPGGESGGPGGQGGQGGSGGYPSGRPGGAGGPGGSGGPGGYPGGGSGGPGGSGGYPSGGPGGSGGPGGPGSSGGYPSGRPQGPGGTGGPGGPGGPGGFPGSRPGTPGGPGGYPGGGSGGPGGPGGPGGYPGGGSGGPGGPGGYPGGGSGGPGGPGGYPGGGSGGPGGPGGQSPGGYEEPYDEGDYSAIPGEPGRDYPIYSEIPETSFRCENQQFPGYYADVEAQCQVFHICANNKTYDFLCPNGTIFHQQYFVCVWWNQFDCSTAPNFYYLNENIYDYNIMGGPEMFPGGPGGPGGLPGIGPGGPGGPGGPGGPGSYPGGTGGPGGPGGYPGGKPGGPGGPGGPGGPGGYPSGRPGGPGGPGGPGGYPGGGPQGPGGPGGPGGYPGGGPQGPGGPGGPGGPGGPSGYPSGRPGGPGGPGGYPDGGAGGPGGPGGPGGYPGGKPGGPGGPGGPGSPGGYPGGGPHGPGGPGGPGGYPGGGPGGPGGPGGYPGGGPGGPGGPGGPGGYPGGRPGGPGGPGSPGGYPSGRPGGPGGPGGSGSPGGYPGGGPGGPGGPGGSGGYPGGKPGGPGGPGSYPGGGPGGPGGPGGPGSYPGGGPGGPGGPGGPGSPGSPGGYPGGGPHGPGGPGGPGSPGSPGGYPGGGSHGPGGTGGPGGPGGPGGYPSGKPGGTGGPGGPGGYPGGGPGGPGGSGGPGSPGGYPGGGSHGPGGAGGPGGSGGPGGYPGGKPGGPGGFPGGGSGGPGGSGGPGGSGYPGGPQYLAPSEPHGPSGPSGPGGPGGPGGPGGPGGPGYRPGGPSFPSGPSRPGGFPDGKPPHGDTPFPPQGPSKPEREYLPPRVG, encoded by the exons ATGAGGCTGCGCTTGTTATTGATag CCTCGCTAGCTATCTTTCACGCTTGCACG GCAGAACAGGGTTATAGTTATCCTAGGCCTAACAATCCGCTAACACCAGGTGGGCCAGGTGGCGATCAAGGAGGTAAGCCAGGAGGTCCAGGTTATCCTGCTACTCCTGGTGGCTATCCGTCTGGACCACCCGGTGGACCCGGTCCATCGGGTCCAGGTTATCCAGGAGGTTATCCGGGAGGTTATCCGTCTCCCGGTGGCCCTGGAGGACCCGGTGGTCCGGGAGGATCGGGAGGATATCCTAGTGGGAGACCAGGTGGACAGGGCGGGCCAGGAGGTTTTCCTGGCGGCGGATCCGGAGGACCAGGAGGGCCAGGAGGCCCAGGAGGCTATCCAGGCCATGGAGGACCGCAAGGACCAGGTGGACCAGGAGGTCCAGGAGGACCGGGTGGGTCGGGAGGTTATCCAAGCGGGAGACCAGGCGGACCTGGTGGGTCTGGAGGTTATCCCGACGGTGGTGCTGGAGGACCAGGAGGGCCAGGGGGACCGGGAGGCTATCCAGGGAGACCTGGAGAACCAGGAGGGCCAGGAAGTCCTGGGGGTTATCCTAGTGGAGGGTCCGGTGGATCAGGAGGCCCAGGTGGCCAAGGAGGATCCGGAGGCTATCCTAGTGGCAGACCTGGTGGACCAGGAAGCCCTGGAGGCTATCCTAGCGGTGGACAAGGCGGGCCAGGAGGACCAGGAGGTCCAGGAGGTTATCCCAGTGGGGGGCCACATGGTCCAGGAGGATCAGGAGGCCCAGGGGGCTCTGGTGGCTATCCTAGCGGCAGACCTGCTGGACCAGGAGGGCCAGGAGGCCCAGGAGGCTCTGGTGGCTACCCTAGTGGCCGGCCTGGTGGTCCAGGAGGATCAGGAGGGCCAGGAGGTCCAGGAGGCTATCCTAGTGGAGGAACAGGAGGACCAAGT GGGCCTGGAGGATATCCCAGTGGCAGACCAGGTGGAGCTGGAGGACCAGGAGGTGCCGGAGGTTCAGGAGGCTATCCCAATGGAGGCCCACAAGGACCAGGAGGTTATCCTAGTGGCAGACCaggaggagcaggaggagCAGGAGGACCAGGAGGTTATCCTGGTGGAGAATCCGGAGGGCCAGGAGGACAAGGAGGACAAGGAGGGTCGGGAGGTTATCCTAGTGGCAGGCCAGGAGGAGCAGGTGGACCAGGAGGATCAGGAGGACCAGGAGGTTATCCCGGTGGTGGGTCTGGAGGGCCAGGAGGATCAGGAGGTTATCCTAGCGGTGGGCCAGGTGGATCTGGTGGCCCAGGCGGTCCAGGAAGTTCTGGAGGCTATCCCAGTGGTAGACCACAAGGACCGGGTGGAACAGGAGGGCCAGGAGGACCAGGTGGGCCTGGGGGTTTTCCTGGCAGTAGACCTGGTACACCAGGAGGACCAGGAGGTTATCCCGGTGGAGGATCCGGAGGTCCGGGTGGACCAGGAGGACCAGGAGGTTATCCCGGTGGTGGATCTGGTGGTCCAGGAGGACCTGGAGGCTATCCTGGTGGTGGATCCGGTGGTCCAGGAGGACCTGGAGGCTACCCTGGTGGTGGATCCGGTGGTCCAGGAGGACCTGGAGGACAAAGTCCAGGTGGCTATGAAGAACCATATGACGAAGGCGACTATTCTGCAATCCCTGGCGAGCCTGGTCGTGATTATCCTATATACTCTGAAATACCCGAAACTAGTTTCCGTTGTGAAAATCAACAGTTCCCCGGATATTATGCGGATGTTGAAGCTCAGTGTCAAGTCTTTCATATTTGTGCCAATAACAAAACCTACGATTTCCTTTGTCCTAATGGGACTATTTTCCATCAACAGTATTTTGTCTGTGTGTGGTGGAATCAATTTGACTGTAGCACGGCTCCCAATTTCTACtatttgaatgaaaatatttatgattataacATAATGGGAGGTCCTGAAATGTTCCCTGGTGGACCAGGTGGTCCAGGAGGATTACCCGGCATTGGACCTGGTGGACCCGGAGGCCCTGGAGGACCTGGAGGACCAGGTAGTTATCCAGGTGGAACTGGTGGTCCAGGAGGGCCAGGAGGCTATCCTGGTGGCAAACCAGGTGGACCAGGTGGACCTGGCGGACCAGGAGGTCCTGGTGGTTATCCTAGCGGCAGACCAGGTGGTCCCGGAGGACCAGGAGGACCTGGAGGCTATCCTGGTGGTGGGCCACAAGGTCCTGGTGGACCAGGAGGTCCTGGAGGCTATCCTGGTGGTGGGCCACAAGGTCCTGGTGGACCTGGAGGACCAGGAGGACCAGGAGGTCCTAGTGGCTATCCTAGCGGTAGACCAGGCGGACCTGGTGGGCCAGGAGGTTATCCCGATGGCGGAGCTGGAGGACCAGGAGGTCCAGGTGGGCCAGGAGGCTATCCTGGTGGAAAACCTGGTGGGCCAGGAGGACCAGGAGGGCCAGGAAGTCCTGGAGGTTATCCAGGTGGAGGACCACATGGACCTGGTGGACCAGGAGGACCAGGAGGTTATCCGGGTGGTGGACCCGGAGGACCAGGAGGGCCAGGAGGTTATCCCGGTGGTGGACCCGGTGGGCCAGGAGGGCCAGGAGGGCCAGGAGGTTATCCTGGTGGTCGACCCGGAGGGCCAGGTGGACCAGGAAGTCCTGGCGGCTATCCTAGCGGCAGGCCAGGAGGACCAGGAGGACCAGGAGGATCAGGAAGTCCAGGAGGTTATCCCGGTGGTGGACCTGGCGGTCCAGGAGGACCAGGAGGATCTGGTGGGTATCCTGGTGGAAAACCAGGTGGTCCAGGTGGACCTGGAAGTTACCCTGGCGGTGGTCCCGGAGGCCCGGGAGGACCAGGAGGACCTGGAAGTTACCCTGGCGGTGGTCCCGGAGGCCCAGGAGGACCAGGGGGACCCGGTAGTCCAGGAAGTCCAGGAGGTTATCCAGGTGGCGGGCCACATGGTCCCGGAGGACCAGGAGGACCCGGTAGTCCAGGAAGTCCGGGAGGTTATCCAGGTGGCGGGTCACATGGTCCTGGTGGAACAGGAGGGCCAGGAGGGCCAGGAGGGCCAGGGGGTTATCCCAGTGGGAAACCAGGTGGTACAGGAGGGCCAGGAGGGCCTGGTGGTTATCCAGGAGGGGGACCCGGGGGTCCAGGGGGATCAGGTGGACCTGGTAGTCCAGGAGGTTATCCAGGAGGAGGATCACATGGTCCCGGTGGTGCAGGTGGGCCAGGAGGATCAGGAGGACCCGGTGGGTATCCTGGTGGCAAACCAGGTGGTCCTGGAGGTTTTCCTGGTGGTGGATCAGGAGGACCAGGGGGCTCAGGTGGACCAGGTGGATCGGGATATCCCGGTGGACCTCAATATTTAGCACCGTCTGAACCTCATGGACCGAGTGGTCCAAGTGGTCCAGGTGGTCCAGGTGGTCCAGGTGGTCCAGGAGGTCCAGGAGGACCCGGATATAGACCAGGTGGTCCATCTTTCCCCAGTGGACCGTCGAGACCTGGTGGTTTTCCTGATGGTAAGCCACCCCATGGAGACACGCCATTTCCTCCACAAGGGCCTTCTAAACCAGAGCGCGAATATTTGCCACCCCGAGTCGGTTAA